The Flavobacterium sp. IMCC34852 genome contains the following window.
CGGAAACTTCAAAATAGGCGACACTCTAACTGAAGGAGAATTGATGAGTTTTAAAGGAATTCCTAGTTTTTCTCCGGAGCATTTCCGATACATCAACAATGCTGATCCTTTAAAGGCCAAACAACTCGACAAAGGAGTTGATCAATTAATGGATGAAGGTGTGGCGCAGTTATTTACATTAGAAATGAACAACCGTAAAGTGATTGGAACCGTTGGTGCGCTGCAATATGAAGTGATTCAATACCGTTTGGAGCATGAATATGGCGCCAAGTGTAGCTATGAAAATTTCCCGGTACACAAAGCTTGTTGGGTAAAACCGACCGACCCGAAAAGCGAAGAGTTCAAAGAGTTTAAAAGAATCAAACAAAAATTCTTGGCACATGATAAATATGGTCAATTGGTATTTTTGGCCGACTCAGAGTTTACCATTCAAATGACTCAAAGTAAATTTCCTAATGTTAAATTATACTTTACTTCGGAGTTTGATTAATTGATTTAAGATTAATTCTGGTTTAAATATAAAAACACCCATTTATCAAGTATGAATAAGTGGGTGTTTTTAGTTATTTTAAAAAACCTATAGGAAGAATTATATTGTTCTTTTGGATTTCTTATAAGTATAAAAAACAAATAAAATTCCGACAATCAACAAGATTGTTAATTTACTGTCAATTGGGGCCGGTTGAGGATCATCACCTTCAAGACCGCCACCTCCATCGTCATCGCCGGGTTGGGCAAATGCCACAAAATCAAAGGCTAACAATAACAAGGTAACAAAATAAAATTTTAAACTATTTTTCATAACAATCACTTATGTATTTTTATATTTTTTAAAGACAACCTTACCTATCTTATTACTTTTTTAGTAACTACCAATCCATCTTGGGAAGTAATTTGAATCAAAAGAACTTCATTCGCCTGTCCGGTTGTTATAGTAACTTGTGAACTATTAATTTCACTTTTCTCCAACAACATTCTTCCTCTAATGTCAAATACTTTTACAGTAGACATAACCGTATTCCCGGTATTGATAACAAAATCATTAGTTTCGTTTTTGTATATAATCACTTGATTAGGATTGAATATTGGTGACCCAACTTCTAATGGCGATTGGTAAACAATTTCAAATCTATCTGCAAATGTTCCGGCATCAGAGGCAAAAGTATAAGCCGAAATATTTAAATTGTTATAAGTACCATTTAAATTGTCTTTGATAAATATATCTTGTGCGCCGGCGGTAAACAATCCGTCAACATGGTCAATTGCTAATGTATATGTTCCTGGATTTGTTACTTTAAAGTTTAAAGGAATTACATCAGTCGATTGGAATGGTAGAGCACGTCCTTGAATTACGTATTCTGTTGCACCTATTTTCGTATTTAAAGCTACAGCACCATCATTAAAATACTTACTATCAAATTCATCTGCACCTTGAGTTGCATTGGTAAAATAACCCACAACCATTTGTGAAAACTCGTTAGTTGCACCGGTTAAATTCAACCAAATTCTGTGGGCTTCATTGTTGGTGTTGTTTGTGCTTGGGTTGTTTCTGAAAAACTGGTCAGCATTATCGTCTGATCTTTGTCCGTTGTTAAACTCAACAGAAGTTGCCGCTCCTTTAGCCTCAACGATAAAACCTTGTCCGGTTCTGATAATTCCTAACGGACTTTCGGTGTAAGCCTCTCCATTATCTCCAAAGGTACTTGAGGCAGTATTCCAAGTACAATAAGACGGACTAGCTGTATTATTTGTTTTTCTCCAGAAATAAATAGTAGACTCAATATTTGAGCTATTATCAGCTGCAAACTGAGCAATATCAATAGCTGATGGATATGGATTTCCTATCAGGTTAAATCTTTGTCCAACTGCCACATTATTTAGGGTGATTGTTTTTGTTCCGTTATTTGGTGTTCCTGTAAAATTACCTGTCCATGTTGTCGGGGCTGTCGGATGGTTGTATGGAAGACGTATTAAATAACCTATTCCTGTAGCAAATGGAACACTATTGTTGTCTGTACCGTTTACACCAGAACCATTTAAACCTGTAACGTTAAATCCTACGCTATTGCTAAATAAATTTGTTGAAGTATTATAAGTATAAAAACGATTAGCAAAAGTAAATGGTGAGAAAGCATACAAACCTTGTCCTGAAACCGGTGATGACCACATTGTGTAATCTAAACGAATTAAAGGATTGCTGTTTCTTTTTACTATTGTTGAGCCTGAACCCGTGTTAGCTACGTCATTTACTTGTATTAAGTTAGCATTATTTTCAACAGTCAAAGTTCCATTGTTAACTATTACATCTGTAATAGTTAAATCAAACAAAGGATTAATTTTTAAGGTTGTTCCAGAATTTAATGTTAAAGTGTTTATACTAACATTTGATGAAATCTCTGGATAATTACTGGATGTGCTGATAGTTACATCTGACACAGAAGCCGGAACTATTCCACAAGACCAGTTCGCTGCATTTGTCCATGAAGTATTTACAGTGCCGGTCCATGTATTATTATTAGTTATTGTTACAACCCAACTTCCGCCAGATATTGTAAAAGAAGTGTTACAAGTATCATCTTTAGCATATCTTGTGTATGTGGTTGTAGTAGTTAATCCAGCCGGTGGGTCGTAACTTGCTGAATTAGATCCCGGAATATCATTCCCATTAGCTTGCCATTTATAGGTAATGGTCTCATCTCCTCCACTGGCAACAGTTGCATTACCAATAGAAGCAGGATCTCCATTATAACAAATTGTTTCTCCTGTTGTTAAAATAGCTCCGGAAGTAAAAGTTGCGTATACCGTTGCGGTAACTGCAGTTCTTGTTCCGGAAACACAACCGGTTGTAGTATTTCTGGCCTCAGCATAATAAATTGTTGTTGAAGAAATACTTGGGGTTGTATAAGTGGTAGAATTGCTTAATAGTAAAGTTCCTCCTGATGAAGCATCATACCAATCTACTGTTTCACCACCGCTAACATTAGCTGAAATATTTACGGTTCCTGTACTACATATTGCACCATTTGTTCCTAAAGGTGCATTTGGCAAAGCAATTACTGAAAGTGTGCCGTCAGTGTAAGTAATGTTATAATTGGAAGCAGTAAAAGTACCTCCCGTTGCTGATGATGGCGTTATTGCATATGTACCAACAGCAGCACCCGAAGCAGCACCTGAACTTGATAATGTTACACTTCCGATAGTTTCACTATTTTGTAATCCACTTGAAGTAAAAGCAGACGTTCCTAATGCATAAGTTGTTCCAAAACATTTTGAAGCATTATCTGCTGTAATGGTTAAAGGTGCAGCAGTTACCGTTAGTGTCCCGGAATTAGAGGTATAAGTTATAGAATAATTACTTGCTGTAAATGTACCACCGGTTGCGGCAGATGCAGTAATTGTTGAAGTGCTTCCTACTGCATCAGTCGAAGCTAAAGCTCCTGACCCGTAAGTCAAAGTTACGGTTCCTATACTCTCTCCGTTTTGCAATCCTACAGAACCGAATGCTGTTGAACCTGTTATGGGTGTTGATTGAGTTGAACCATAAACTTTAGTTCCGTTATTAGCTGTAATGGTTAAAGAAGCCGGATTAACAGTAAGAGTACCGTCATTATATGTAATAGTGTAATTACTAGCTGTAAAAGTACCGCCAGTAGCAAGTGAAGGAACAATATTATAAGAACCTACAGCAGCAGTTGCAATAGCTCCCGTACTGGCAATGGTTATGCTTCCTATTGTTTCACCATTTTGTAATCCTATTGATGAAAAAGCTGTTGAGCCTGATCCTACTGTATATGTTTGTCCGTAAGTTTTGCTTCCATTATTAGCCGTAATGCTTAAAGCTGCTGTTGTAATATCAGCAGTTAAACTTGGTTGCGACACAGTATAATTAGTGTTAGGAGCTGTGTAGCCTGTTACAGTAACGGGCTTACCGTTACCAACCGTTGCTGTATTAAAGTTAGCTGAAGGAGAACCAGTAACACTAAAGCTTTCTCCATTTTGCAATCCAACATAAGCTGCAGTTCCGCTTAGAGTAGTGGTTGTCAATCCATCATAAGTTTTATTGTCGGCAGTTATTCCTGTAATGGTTAAAGGTGCCGTAGTTACTGTTCCACTACAAGCAATTGTAATCCCCGTAACTCCACCTCCTCCAAAAGTAATGTTTTCGTTGTAAGTTCCCACTGCTGTTGTGCCTTTCAAACGAACCCAAACATTAGCACCTGATAAACTTCCTCCGGCTGCTGTTAAAGTTGCTGTTGCACCAAATCCTGACGTTGATGAAGTAGTGGATACTTCATAATTGGTTGACCCATTTACTGTAATCGTTGCAGTTGCTGGAATTAAACCCGCTCCATTAACTTGAAAAGTTTGTACTGGAGCAGAGCCGTAAGAATTCGATCCAAATGCCAATGAAGTAGTAGCTGAACCAAGCACTGAACCGTTGAAAGTGAAGTCATTAATTGCGTAAGCTCTGGAAGCGGCACTACCATTAGTAGCATTAAACCCGTAAAATCTGAAAGAAGTGGCTGCTGATAAATTTTGATAATTTGCACCGGACAAACTTATTGTAGTTCCGGCTGCATTAGGTGTCCCAACATTGGTAGTAAAATTATCCGAAGCGGCGTCTGACCTGAAAGCAAAAGAAGTAGGTGCTCTACTTCCCGAGGTTCCGGTGTAGACAAAACTGTTCATACTTACTTTGTAACCCGTTGAAGGCGTAATTGTGAAACTAAAATATTGTCCTGTATTTATGGTAGCACTTGTAGTCCAATCACCAACATTGTAAGTATTTGTTGATGTTAATGCTGACAAAACGGCGGCATAACCAATTCCGCTCACAGTTATATTGGAATTCACTGTTTGTCCTGTAGTATATGGATTCGCAACGGCCGGATTGGTCCCTGTAATCGGATTGGTCCAAATACTGGTTTGTCCTATAGCATTTAAGCTTATTAAGAAAAAACAAACTAAGAAAAGAGACTTGTTTATTGGCTTTAAAAAAACACTCGCTTTTTTACTTGAATTTGAATTAGGTAAAAATCTTTTCATATACTAAATTTTATTTTTTTAGACTTGAGGTTTATAGGTTTGCAAACTTACTACTTTAAAAATGTTTAACGAAAAAAAAATTGTCAAACAACAAGAAAACATCGATAAATTAATGTAATTATTTTTTAAAAAATTAATTTATTCGATGAAATACTTCTTCGGATAAATTTAACAATATAAAACCTAACAAAAATACTGTTTTTTACACAGTTAGCATTAACTTTAGAACAACAAATTGTATTTTTAATATTAATGCTTAGGTTGTAAAACTACAAAAAAAACAATATGTAAGAAGTTATGATTTAATTATTTAGAACTAAATCGTTTTCGTGATATGCAATAGTAAGAAGAAATTGAGCATAATTACATATTGACAAATATAGATTTTCAAAAACATCACCAAAAGCAAAACCCTCTCAATTGCTTAAGAGGGTTTATATTTAAAAAAAATATTTAATTTAGGCTTGACCGGCAGGACCAAAATTCAAAGGAATTGGAGGTTGCTCTGTATCCTTGATTTCGCCGTTAGCTAATTCAAATCGGTGGATGTTTTCACCTAATGCTTTCAGAAATCTTTTAGCATGTTGCGGTGTTAACACAATTCTCGATTTTACTTTAGCCTTAGGCACGCCCGGCATGATGGTTACAAAGTCAACTACAAATTCTGAAGCTGAATGGTTGATGATGGCCAAATTGGAATAGATTCCCTCGGCTGTTTTCTCATCCAACTCAATATTAATTTGACCTTGTTGCTGATTATTATCACTCATTTGATATTAGATTTTAAATATTAGATATTAAATTTATACTCTTACTATTAAAAAAGCCACTAATTTAAGATTTAAAGTAGTGGCTTTTGTTAAATTTAACTATTAATATGGCTATTAATAGATGTATTCTTCTTTGTTGGCCATAATTTCATTGTAATCTTCTTTCGAACCTACAATAGTGTGATCGTAATCTCTCATACCGGTACCGGCAGGAATTCTGTGCCCAACAATAACATTTTCTTTAAGACCTTCTAAGGTATCTACTTTACCGGCTACTGCGGCTTCGTTTAATACTTTTGTAGTCTCTTGGAACGATGCTGCCGAGATAAATGATTTGGTTTGTAACGATGCTCTCGTGATACCTTGAAGTACCGGAGTTGCTGTAGCGGTGATTACATCACGAGCCACAACTTGGTTTTTATCATTACGTTTTAACAATGAATTTTCATCTCTTAACTCACGTGGCGATACGATTTGACCCGGTTTTAACACCTCTGAATCTCCGGCATCCTCTACCACTTTCATTCCGTATAATTTATCGTTTTCTTCGATAAAGTCTGCGGTGTGTATTAGTTGCTCTTCCAAGAATAAAGTATCTCCCGGATCTTGCACTTGTACTTTACGCATCATTTGACGAATAACAACCTCAAAGTGTTTGTCATTGATTTTTACCCCTTGTAAACGGTAAACCTCTTGAATCTCATTAACCAAATACTGTTGAACAGCTGATGGCCCTTGAATTCTTAAGATATCATCCGGAGTAATTGCTCCGTCAGACAAAGGCACACCCGCTTTTACGAAGTCATTTTCTTGAACCAAGATTTGACTTGATAATTTCACTAAGTATTTCTTCACCTCACCAAATTTAGATTCGATGATAATCTCACGGTTACCTCTTTTGATTTTTCCAAAAGAAACTACACCATCAATTTCAGAAACTACCGCAGGGTTTGAAGGATTACGAGCTTCTAACAACTCTGTAATTCTTGGTAAACCTCCGGTGATATCGCCTGCTTTAGAAGAACGACGAGGAATTTTCACCAAGATTTTACCGGCTTTAATTTTTTCTCCGTCTTCTACCATAAGGTGAGCACCAACCGGTAAGTTGTAAGAACGGATTAACTCTCCGTCTTTACCGTAAACCAATAAGGTTGGGATTAATTTTTTATTTCTTCCCTCAGAAATTACTTTTTCTTGGAAACCGGTTTGCTCATCAATCTCCACCTGGAACGATTGTCCTTGCTCTAAATCTTCATAAGCAATTTTTCCGGTAAATTCAGAAACGATAACTCCGTTGTATGGATCCCATTTACAGATAGTAGCACCTTTTTCAACCACATCTCCATCTTTCACACTGATAACAGAACCATAAGGAATATTGTGCGTACTTAATAAGATTCCGGTTTTAACATCAACCAATTTCAATTCAGTAGAACGAGAAACTACAATATCTACTTTATTGCCTTCTGTATCTTCTCCAACAACCGTTTTCAAATCTTCGATTTCCAATCTTCCTCCGAATCTTGCAACGATGCTTGATTCTTCTGAAACACCACCTGCAACACCACCAACGTGGAAAGTACGTAGTGTCAACTGTGTTCCCGGTTCTCCAATGGACTGAGCTGCGATTACTCCGACAGCTTCCCCTTTTTGAGTCATTTTCCCGGTGGCTAAGTTTCTTCCGTAACATTTAGCACAGATTCCTTTCTTAGCTTCACAAGTCAATGGCGAACGTACGTCAACTTTCTCTAATGGAGATTCTTCGATAGCTTTTACAATCGCCTCAGTGATTTGCTCTCCTGAGTGAACTAATATCTCGTTAGTCAACGGATTGATAACATCTTGTAACGCTACACGTCCTAAGATTCTCTCTCCTAAAGTTTCAACGATTTCTTCATTTTTCTTCAAAGCCGAAACTTCGATTCCTCTTAACGTACCACAATCTACTGAGTTTACAATTACGTCTTGAGAAACGTCATGTAAACGACGAGTCAAGTAACCTGCATCGGCCGTTTTCAAAGCGGTATCCGCTAATCCT
Protein-coding sequences here:
- a CDS encoding DUF3467 domain-containing protein — its product is MSDNNQQQGQINIELDEKTAEGIYSNLAIINHSASEFVVDFVTIMPGVPKAKVKSRIVLTPQHAKRFLKALGENIHRFELANGEIKDTEQPPIPLNFGPAGQA
- a CDS encoding beta strand repeat-containing protein, translating into MKRFLPNSNSSKKASVFLKPINKSLFLVCFFLISLNAIGQTSIWTNPITGTNPAVANPYTTGQTVNSNITVSGIGYAAVLSALTSTNTYNVGDWTTSATINTGQYFSFTITPSTGYKVSMNSFVYTGTSGSRAPTSFAFRSDAASDNFTTNVGTPNAAGTTISLSGANYQNLSAATSFRFYGFNATNGSAASRAYAINDFTFNGSVLGSATTSLAFGSNSYGSAPVQTFQVNGAGLIPATATITVNGSTNYEVSTTSSTSGFGATATLTAAGGSLSGANVWVRLKGTTAVGTYNENITFGGGGVTGITIACSGTVTTAPLTITGITADNKTYDGLTTTTLSGTAAYVGLQNGESFSVTGSPSANFNTATVGNGKPVTVTGYTAPNTNYTVSQPSLTADITTAALSITANNGSKTYGQTYTVGSGSTAFSSIGLQNGETIGSITIASTGAIATAAVGSYNIVPSLATGGTFTASNYTITYNDGTLTVNPASLTITANNGTKVYGSTQSTPITGSTAFGSVGLQNGESIGTVTLTYGSGALASTDAVGSTSTITASAATGGTFTASNYSITYTSNSGTLTVTAAPLTITADNASKCFGTTYALGTSAFTSSGLQNSETIGSVTLSSSGAASGAAVGTYAITPSSATGGTFTASNYNITYTDGTLSVIALPNAPLGTNGAICSTGTVNISANVSGGETVDWYDASSGGTLLLSNSTTYTTPSISSTTIYYAEARNTTTGCVSGTRTAVTATVYATFTSGAILTTGETICYNGDPASIGNATVASGGDETITYKWQANGNDIPGSNSASYDPPAGLTTTTTYTRYAKDDTCNTSFTISGGSWVVTITNNNTWTGTVNTSWTNAANWSCGIVPASVSDVTISTSSNYPEISSNVSINTLTLNSGTTLKINPLFDLTITDVIVNNGTLTVENNANLIQVNDVANTGSGSTIVKRNSNPLIRLDYTMWSSPVSGQGLYAFSPFTFANRFYTYNTSTNLFSNSVGFNVTGLNGSGVNGTDNNSVPFATGIGYLIRLPYNHPTAPTTWTGNFTGTPNNGTKTITLNNVAVGQRFNLIGNPYPSAIDIAQFAADNSSNIESTIYFWRKTNNTASPSYCTWNTASSTFGDNGEAYTESPLGIIRTGQGFIVEAKGAATSVEFNNGQRSDDNADQFFRNNPSTNNTNNEAHRIWLNLTGATNEFSQMVVGYFTNATQGADEFDSKYFNDGAVALNTKIGATEYVIQGRALPFQSTDVIPLNFKVTNPGTYTLAIDHVDGLFTAGAQDIFIKDNLNGTYNNLNISAYTFASDAGTFADRFEIVYQSPLEVGSPIFNPNQVIIYKNETNDFVINTGNTVMSTVKVFDIRGRMLLEKSEINSSQVTITTGQANEVLLIQITSQDGLVVTKKVIR